In the genome of Myxococcaceae bacterium JPH2, one region contains:
- the tmk gene encoding dTMP kinase, translating to MFIDFEGIDGSGKTTLSNLLAARLKRLGYKVVHAREGGELQSPTARRIRELTRDSRLLEMTSRAEFFLNLARDAQQLEEVVAPALARGEVCITDRYLHSQLALSSGGRGLPMDSLQGACELAAQGLWPDLVILVDVDPELARLRKRLGKVQGGRAQDADSRKGLSGAGLSVRVRESFLAMARKDPHHWLILENNEQPLWVLEQRLVEAVVARLEQRELPVQRLVPAPPAPQPGTASVADVESRFFLAMDALEPREPHLAAWMLGRIPGLPAHQRRLALAERYPALIAGGLLGLDDEAAWDLREALAATTPTSVASGLEALTSPRADALRMRLYPQAASEVLASLSHHASPEAWALRERGLRDGRLADVLAGLGGVDGEESWEVREAGMRRELYPAVARSLAGLDSPRAEAVRQELVSHDRLAVLRSTTGLDTPVARTLRAQLEGKALKLVLRSVTGLTTDDAWALRERGATRTKEAIDSLDGLDDPRAWRLRARHARQWTCTVVSSLRGLLLGPEARVLLERALESHPGSLPVLRNAYAVVATAREAARSGRVPRSGTQPSPTVQLES from the coding sequence GTGTTCATCGACTTTGAAGGTATCGACGGCAGCGGCAAGACGACGCTGTCCAACCTGCTGGCCGCGCGGCTCAAGCGGCTCGGGTACAAGGTGGTGCACGCGCGCGAGGGCGGCGAGCTGCAGTCGCCCACCGCGCGGCGCATCCGGGAGCTGACACGCGACTCGCGCCTGCTGGAGATGACCTCCCGCGCCGAGTTCTTCCTCAACCTGGCGCGCGATGCGCAGCAACTGGAAGAGGTGGTGGCGCCCGCGCTGGCTCGCGGCGAGGTGTGCATCACGGACCGGTACCTGCACTCGCAGCTCGCGCTGAGCAGCGGTGGCCGGGGCCTGCCCATGGACTCCCTGCAGGGCGCTTGCGAGCTGGCCGCCCAGGGGCTGTGGCCCGACCTGGTCATCCTGGTGGATGTGGATCCCGAGCTGGCGCGGCTGCGCAAGCGCCTGGGCAAGGTCCAGGGAGGACGCGCGCAAGACGCCGACAGCCGCAAGGGCCTGTCGGGCGCGGGCCTGTCCGTGCGCGTGCGCGAGTCCTTCCTCGCCATGGCCCGGAAGGATCCGCATCACTGGCTCATCCTGGAGAACAACGAGCAGCCCCTGTGGGTGTTGGAGCAGCGGCTGGTGGAGGCCGTGGTGGCGCGGCTGGAGCAGCGCGAGCTGCCCGTGCAGCGGCTCGTGCCCGCGCCCCCGGCACCGCAGCCGGGCACGGCATCCGTGGCCGATGTGGAGTCGCGCTTCTTCCTCGCGATGGATGCGCTGGAGCCTCGCGAGCCGCATCTGGCCGCATGGATGTTGGGCCGCATTCCGGGACTGCCCGCGCATCAGCGGCGCCTCGCCCTGGCCGAGCGCTACCCTGCCCTCATCGCGGGCGGGCTGCTCGGACTGGACGACGAAGCGGCGTGGGACTTGCGCGAGGCGCTCGCGGCGACGACGCCCACGAGCGTGGCGAGCGGGCTGGAGGCGCTCACGTCACCGCGCGCGGATGCCTTGCGAATGAGGCTGTATCCCCAGGCCGCGTCCGAGGTCCTGGCCAGCCTGTCACACCATGCCTCACCCGAGGCCTGGGCCCTGCGCGAGCGCGGCCTGCGCGACGGACGACTTGCAGACGTGCTCGCGGGCCTGGGGGGCGTGGATGGAGAAGAATCCTGGGAGGTTCGCGAGGCAGGCATGCGACGCGAGCTGTATCCCGCGGTCGCGCGCAGCCTCGCGGGACTGGACTCCCCGCGCGCCGAGGCCGTGCGCCAGGAGCTGGTGTCACACGACCGGTTGGCGGTGCTGCGCAGCACCACCGGCTTGGACACGCCGGTGGCACGGACCCTTCGGGCCCAACTCGAGGGCAAGGCACTGAAGCTCGTGCTCCGCTCCGTGACGGGGCTCACCACGGACGACGCGTGGGCCCTGCGCGAGCGCGGCGCGACACGCACGAAGGAGGCCATCGACTCACTGGATGGCTTGGATGATCCGCGCGCCTGGCGATTGCGCGCGCGCCACGCACGGCAGTGGACCTGCACGGTGGTGTCCTCGCTGCGCGGACTGCTGCTGGGGCCCGAAGCCCGCGTGTTGCTGGAGCGCGCGCTGGAGTCCCATCCGGGCAGCCTGCCGGTGCTGCGCAATGCCTACGCCGTGGTGGCCACGGCGCGCGAAGCAGCGCGCTCGGGCCGTGTTCCTCGCTCCGGGACTCAGCCGAGCCCCACGGTTCAACTCGAATCCTAG
- a CDS encoding VTC domain-containing protein: MRSFAEGEVTRLRREFKLVLEESQVAALHDRLSQEMQGTSSPPTRIVSVYFDKPGCPLALRALRTPEDCLKVRTKEYAPDLGAGGQERVVLEVKRERGGVTQKRRLWVPRARLGQAVRGGARLLPLIAGGSLRPVLAVTYQRHVYQAEETWRVTVDRSIGFHAITPEVALGDTALTFERLGAPVARDSRVVVEVKHLGRELPGWLAALQVGGAPAYSKFAEGMARVHAFTAAGATGG, translated from the coding sequence ATGCGCTCGTTCGCCGAAGGCGAGGTCACGCGGCTGCGCCGTGAGTTCAAGCTCGTGCTCGAGGAGAGCCAGGTCGCGGCGCTCCACGACCGTCTGTCCCAGGAGATGCAGGGCACATCGAGCCCGCCCACCCGCATCGTGTCGGTCTACTTCGACAAGCCGGGCTGTCCCCTGGCACTGCGCGCGCTGCGCACGCCCGAGGACTGCCTCAAGGTCCGCACGAAGGAGTACGCGCCGGACCTGGGAGCAGGAGGCCAGGAGCGCGTGGTGCTGGAGGTCAAGCGGGAGCGTGGCGGCGTGACGCAGAAGCGGCGCCTGTGGGTGCCACGCGCTCGGCTCGGTCAGGCGGTGCGCGGGGGCGCGCGGCTGCTGCCCCTCATCGCGGGCGGCAGCCTGCGGCCCGTGTTGGCGGTGACGTATCAGCGGCACGTGTACCAGGCGGAAGAGACCTGGCGAGTGACGGTGGACCGGAGCATCGGCTTCCACGCCATCACCCCCGAGGTGGCCCTGGGCGACACGGCGCTGACGTTCGAGCGATTGGGCGCGCCCGTGGCGAGGGATTCGCGCGTGGTGGTCGAGGTGAAGCACCTGGGGCGGGAGCTGCCCGGGTGGCTGGCGGCGCTGCAAGTGGGGGGCGCGCCGGCCTACAGCAAGTTCGCGGAAGGCATGGCACGCGTCCACGCCTTCACCGCGGCCGGGGCGACGGGGGGATAG
- a CDS encoding DUF4956 domain-containing protein — MDTAFAPLMQEVQTELHAFSLASILPRMLAAVLIGTLLSLRPWRPLLGHPLPRAEMVQAQVLLCAAAAVITTVIGNSVAKAFGLVGLGGFVRFRSGLKDPRDAAILFLVIGFGMACGHGNLVLAAVGTAFTTVLLFVLDLFNRPAKTVARQRLLLSAQSDDLVGAEAALRKALGDRNVLVKSCALDFDSRRLELEVEESEPGMLAAAMGRTVGAPLRGLRWTAMAPKSAKEDPA, encoded by the coding sequence ATGGACACCGCGTTCGCGCCCCTCATGCAAGAGGTTCAGACCGAGCTTCACGCCTTCTCCCTGGCGTCCATTCTTCCGCGCATGTTGGCCGCGGTGCTCATCGGGACGCTGCTGTCGCTGAGGCCCTGGCGGCCCTTGCTCGGACATCCCCTGCCCCGCGCGGAGATGGTGCAGGCCCAGGTGCTGCTGTGCGCCGCGGCGGCGGTCATCACGACCGTCATCGGCAACAGCGTGGCCAAGGCGTTCGGCTTGGTGGGGCTGGGCGGCTTCGTGCGCTTCCGCTCGGGACTGAAGGATCCGCGCGACGCGGCCATCCTCTTCCTTGTCATCGGCTTCGGCATGGCGTGCGGGCACGGGAACCTCGTGCTGGCGGCCGTGGGCACGGCCTTCACCACCGTGTTGCTGTTCGTCCTGGACCTGTTCAATCGGCCCGCGAAGACGGTGGCCCGGCAGCGGCTGTTGCTGAGCGCGCAGTCCGATGACCTCGTCGGCGCCGAGGCCGCGCTGCGCAAGGCCCTGGGCGACCGCAACGTGCTGGTGAAGAGCTGCGCCCTCGACTTCGACAGCCGTCGGCTGGAGTTGGAGGTCGAGGAGTCCGAGCCGGGAATGCTGGCCGCGGCCATGGGCCGCACGGTGGGAGCGCCCCTCCGGGGGCTGCGCTGGACAGCGATGGCGCCCAAGAGCGCCAAGGAGGACCCGGCATGA